A genomic window from Pseudogulbenkiania sp. MAI-1 includes:
- a CDS encoding IucA/IucC family siderophore biosynthesis protein, which yields MTAPLSASVLSRHDIDHDTDYICTRVIDTLLREDVRDCASRGELVGGDALPAALTGNDEAGQRWLRVAHLGSATLWIPVAPTRYMQSWQLARLPLLREDAAGYIPLYDVDAVLAAFADGLPAEAARLFTDYVTECRAALEHRRAAKAERARWFGEPDVAPGHNLPRWEQRLLHHDRLAAFLDHPYYPTARAKLGFEPSDLARYAPEFQPSFELNWLAVPRALYHPSGDALPPGWPSFEDVGLPAGLAAEHALVPVHPFVWQHHLDGFLAEAGLAGQVIRAPRSRLTVTPTLSVRSLVLRDTPEWHVKLPLTIRTLGAKNIRTIKPSTITDGHRIQTLLGDIIAREAALTGQVLLTNEENGAHVAHRPFLGFILRRYPAQVLESATAVPIAGLLAEAPHGRMVVEELAERYFGGDLDAWLDAYLALTLRLHLTLWLRYGIALESNQQNSVLVYGGEGLRLLLKDNDAARIDTGLLARRWPQLADRLAGLVDARIAVSEELPLAQMFTTITLQLNIAVLIEGIAERRGTDPAVGYARVRRHVEAVLEQLAAEGENVAFARQALLEDDTLYLKYLLRAASLEDKSQTGAADVNKFYGKRAPNFLKAVR from the coding sequence ATGACCGCGCCCCTGTCCGCATCCGTGCTCTCCCGGCACGACATCGATCACGATACCGATTACATCTGCACCCGCGTGATCGACACGCTGCTGCGCGAAGACGTGCGCGATTGCGCCAGCCGCGGCGAACTGGTGGGCGGCGACGCCCTGCCGGCCGCGCTCACCGGGAATGACGAAGCCGGCCAGCGCTGGCTGCGCGTCGCCCACCTCGGATCGGCCACGCTGTGGATTCCGGTGGCGCCGACCCGCTACATGCAGAGCTGGCAGCTCGCCCGCTTGCCGCTGCTGCGCGAGGACGCCGCAGGCTACATCCCGCTGTATGACGTGGACGCGGTGTTGGCTGCCTTCGCCGACGGGCTGCCGGCCGAGGCCGCCCGCCTGTTCACCGACTATGTCACCGAGTGCCGCGCCGCGCTGGAGCACCGCCGTGCAGCGAAGGCCGAACGCGCGCGCTGGTTCGGCGAGCCGGACGTGGCGCCCGGCCACAACTTGCCGCGCTGGGAGCAACGGCTGCTGCACCACGACCGGCTGGCCGCCTTCCTCGACCATCCTTACTACCCGACGGCCCGCGCCAAGCTCGGTTTCGAGCCCAGCGACCTGGCCCGCTACGCCCCGGAATTCCAGCCCAGCTTCGAGCTGAATTGGCTGGCGGTGCCGCGCGCGCTCTACCATCCGAGCGGGGATGCGCTGCCACCCGGCTGGCCGAGCTTCGAAGATGTCGGCCTGCCCGCCGGCCTCGCCGCCGAGCATGCGCTGGTGCCGGTGCACCCCTTCGTCTGGCAGCACCATCTCGACGGCTTCCTCGCCGAGGCCGGGCTGGCCGGACAGGTGATCCGCGCGCCACGCAGCCGCCTCACGGTCACGCCGACGCTGTCGGTCCGCTCGCTGGTGCTGCGCGACACGCCCGAATGGCACGTCAAGCTGCCCCTGACCATCCGCACGCTGGGCGCGAAGAACATCCGTACCATCAAGCCCAGCACCATCACCGATGGCCACCGCATTCAGACGCTGCTCGGCGACATCATCGCCCGCGAAGCCGCGCTGACGGGCCAGGTGCTGCTCACCAACGAAGAGAACGGCGCGCACGTTGCACACCGTCCTTTCCTGGGCTTCATCCTGCGTCGTTATCCGGCGCAGGTGCTGGAAAGCGCCACGGCGGTGCCGATCGCCGGTCTGCTGGCCGAGGCGCCGCACGGCAGGATGGTGGTCGAGGAGCTGGCGGAGCGCTATTTCGGCGGCGACCTGGACGCCTGGCTCGACGCGTACCTGGCGCTCACGCTGCGGCTGCACCTGACACTATGGCTGCGCTACGGCATCGCGCTGGAATCGAACCAGCAGAACTCGGTGCTGGTCTACGGCGGCGAGGGCTTGCGGCTGCTGTTGAAGGACAACGATGCCGCGCGCATCGACACCGGGCTGCTCGCCCGCCGCTGGCCGCAACTGGCAGACAGGCTGGCCGGGCTGGTGGATGCGCGCATCGCGGTGAGCGAGGAACTGCCGCTGGCGCAGATGTTCACCACCATCACCCTGCAGCTGAACATCGCGGTGCTGATCGAGGGCATCGCCGAGCGTCGTGGCACCGATCCCGCCGTGGGCTATGCGCGAGTGCGCCGCCACGTTGAAGCCGTGCTGGAGCAGTTGGCGGCCGAGGGCGAAAACGTGGCGTTCGCGCGGCAGGCGCTGCTCGAGGACGATACCTTGTATCTGAAGTACCTGCTGCGCGCCGCCTCGCTCGAGGACAAGTCGCAGACCGGTGCCGCCGACGTCAACAAGTTCTACGGCAAGCGCGCGCCCAACTTCCTGAAGGCGGTGCGATGA
- a CDS encoding MFS transporter, with protein sequence MSANTRRVVAVVMLCHFVASFAALGMPPFFAQILQRSLNNDVPWLAGTFYVVPTLLAALSAPWWGRLADRFGKKPLLLRAQLGLALSFLLAGFATSTSGFFAALVLQGVLGGTFAASNAYLATVASGATLTRSLTAMQWSARAALVAAPAALGLWMGVESPIVLYRWLALLPLVSAVLIALLPAGGMAASAARRTPTPVPTAPATPRQIYALQFAFIFATVATFPYFISDVQLRLPTLSAAAAGLLFGLPHLVYLLAAPLLSRRVGATPSLGLLAAGYGTLMLSLAAQAVPLDLPALVGWRLLMGMAMTVGFIGLHALVAGVVNAGNAGRTFGWFESSSKWGGVAAGVMAGAAVGAAGTRAPFLLGAAALAPALGYLLLIARRAPGAQTA encoded by the coding sequence ATGAGCGCGAATACACGTCGCGTGGTAGCGGTGGTGATGTTATGCCACTTCGTCGCGTCGTTCGCGGCGCTCGGGATGCCGCCGTTCTTCGCGCAGATCCTGCAGCGCTCGCTGAACAACGACGTCCCGTGGCTTGCCGGCACGTTCTACGTGGTGCCGACGCTGCTGGCGGCGCTGTCGGCGCCGTGGTGGGGCCGGCTGGCCGACCGCTTCGGCAAGAAGCCGCTGCTGCTGCGCGCTCAGCTCGGGCTGGCGCTGAGCTTTCTCCTGGCCGGCTTCGCCACCAGCACCAGCGGCTTCTTCGCGGCGCTGGTGTTGCAGGGCGTGCTCGGCGGCACCTTCGCGGCGTCGAACGCGTACCTGGCGACGGTGGCCAGCGGGGCGACGCTGACGCGCAGCCTCACCGCCATGCAATGGTCGGCGCGCGCCGCGCTGGTGGCGGCGCCGGCCGCCCTCGGGCTGTGGATGGGGGTGGAGTCGCCCATCGTGCTGTACCGTTGGCTGGCACTGCTGCCACTCGTTTCTGCCGTGCTCATCGCGCTGCTGCCGGCTGGCGGCATGGCGGCAAGCGCGGCCCGGCGCACGCCGACCCCGGTGCCGACCGCTCCGGCCACGCCGCGCCAGATCTACGCGCTGCAGTTTGCGTTCATCTTCGCCACCGTGGCGACCTTCCCGTACTTCATTTCCGATGTGCAGCTGCGCCTGCCCACGCTGTCCGCGGCGGCCGCCGGCCTGCTGTTCGGCCTGCCCCACCTCGTCTATCTGCTCGCGGCGCCGTTGCTGTCGCGCCGGGTGGGGGCGACGCCGTCGCTGGGCCTGCTGGCCGCCGGCTACGGCACGCTGATGCTCAGCCTCGCCGCTCAGGCCGTGCCGCTGGATCTGCCGGCACTGGTCGGCTGGCGGCTGCTGATGGGGATGGCGATGACCGTCGGCTTCATCGGCCTGCATGCCCTGGTGGCGGGCGTGGTGAACGCCGGCAACGCCGGACGCACTTTCGGCTGGTTCGAGAGCAGTTCGAAGTGGGGCGGGGTCGCGGCGGGCGTCATGGCCGGGGCGGCAGTCGGCGCAGCCGGCACGCGGGCCCCCTTCCTGCTGGGCGCCGCCGCGCTGGCTCCGGCTCTCGGCTACCTGTTGCTGATCGCCCGGCGGGCGCCGGGCGCGCAAACGGCTTGA
- a CDS encoding IucA/IucC family siderophore biosynthesis protein, translating to MQSNVNTAERANPAELAAQRRCQETLLNCYCREIAGPNGQLRIGPPFGQNDWPAAIRMILQRDQGQVLQVQLPHTHDRLLTIVEAASVTGNYRYRSPVFHKAENKPWALLDWEALAALLLREMALQHEVAPNAELMEQIRNSVEVGTEVLALPVPDAIPADPVEAYIDSEQSLTFGHPFHPTPKSRQGFSDDDLRRYSPELRTRFPLAWFAVRREDLAQQSLMAASCDELIAPNAPAAPEGCVAVPVHPWQAGFLRQHPLVRQALASGRLQDLGVQGGDFYPTSSIRTLYQPGNPYFYKLSLNIRITNCVRKNAWYELESAMQVNRVLRPLQPELARLFPGLQLMEEPAFMSVDLKDADAEQNRQVIEGFGLILRQSVDVLRTPDSVPLLAGSLFGNHYYGEARTRKLLAGLAAREGGRIEAVTERWFSAYVEQLIYPVFHLFFAHGVVFEPHLQNVVLGLEKGWPKQLFLRDFEGVKLTPSRHPAETMPDISERARASLWYEEELGWNRIAYCVFVNNLCEVVTQLGAGTPGLTQRLWSIVRHHLHYYQAHYGNAASSRRINALLTGVPFPAKTNFSNRFFQRADRASTYVPVTNPIALAGGGDAWC from the coding sequence ATGCAATCGAACGTGAATACCGCCGAACGTGCCAACCCGGCGGAACTGGCCGCACAGCGGCGCTGCCAGGAGACGCTGCTCAACTGCTACTGCCGCGAGATCGCCGGCCCCAACGGTCAGTTGCGCATCGGGCCACCCTTCGGCCAGAACGACTGGCCGGCGGCGATCCGGATGATTCTGCAGCGCGACCAGGGGCAGGTGCTGCAAGTGCAACTGCCACACACCCACGACCGCCTGCTGACCATCGTCGAAGCGGCCTCGGTCACCGGCAACTACCGCTACCGCTCGCCGGTGTTCCACAAGGCGGAGAACAAGCCGTGGGCCCTGCTCGACTGGGAAGCGCTGGCTGCCTTGCTGCTGCGCGAAATGGCGCTGCAGCACGAGGTTGCGCCGAACGCCGAGCTGATGGAACAGATCCGCAACAGCGTGGAAGTCGGCACCGAGGTGCTGGCGCTGCCGGTGCCGGATGCCATCCCGGCCGATCCGGTCGAGGCGTATATCGACTCCGAGCAATCGCTGACCTTCGGCCACCCCTTCCACCCTACGCCGAAGAGCCGCCAGGGGTTTTCCGACGACGATCTCCGGCGCTATTCGCCGGAGCTGCGCACGCGTTTCCCACTGGCCTGGTTCGCGGTGCGGCGCGAGGATCTGGCGCAGCAATCGTTGATGGCGGCAAGCTGCGATGAGCTGATCGCGCCGAACGCCCCGGCGGCACCGGAGGGCTGCGTGGCGGTGCCGGTGCATCCGTGGCAGGCGGGTTTTCTGCGCCAGCACCCCCTGGTGCGCCAGGCGCTCGCCAGCGGCCGGCTGCAGGACCTCGGCGTGCAGGGGGGCGATTTCTATCCCACCTCGTCGATCCGCACGCTGTACCAGCCGGGTAATCCGTACTTCTACAAGCTGTCGCTGAATATCCGCATCACCAATTGCGTGCGCAAGAATGCCTGGTACGAGCTGGAGAGCGCGATGCAGGTGAACAGGGTGCTGCGCCCGCTGCAGCCGGAACTGGCCCGCCTGTTCCCGGGGCTGCAGCTGATGGAGGAGCCGGCCTTCATGTCGGTCGACCTGAAAGATGCCGATGCCGAACAAAACCGCCAGGTGATCGAGGGTTTCGGCCTGATCCTGCGCCAGAGCGTGGATGTGCTGCGCACGCCCGACAGCGTGCCGCTGTTGGCCGGCTCATTGTTCGGCAACCACTATTACGGCGAAGCGCGCACCCGCAAACTGCTCGCCGGCCTGGCCGCGCGCGAGGGTGGCCGCATCGAGGCGGTGACCGAGCGCTGGTTCTCCGCCTACGTCGAGCAGCTGATCTACCCCGTTTTCCATCTGTTCTTCGCGCACGGCGTGGTGTTCGAACCGCATCTGCAGAATGTGGTGCTGGGGCTGGAAAAGGGATGGCCGAAGCAGTTGTTCCTGCGTGACTTCGAGGGCGTCAAGCTGACGCCATCGCGCCATCCTGCCGAGACCATGCCGGACATCAGCGAGCGCGCCAGGGCCTCGCTTTGGTACGAAGAGGAACTGGGCTGGAACCGCATCGCCTACTGCGTGTTCGTCAACAACCTGTGTGAAGTGGTGACCCAGCTGGGCGCGGGCACGCCGGGTCTGACCCAGCGGCTGTGGTCCATCGTGCGTCATCACCTGCATTACTATCAGGCTCACTACGGGAATGCCGCGTCCAGCCGGCGCATCAACGCGCTGTTGACCGGCGTGCCATTCCCGGCCAAGACCAATTTCAGCAACCGCTTTTTCCAGCGCGCCGACCGCGCCTCGACCTACGTGCCGGTGACCAACCCGATCGCGCTGGCCGGAGGGGGGGACGCATGGTGCTGA
- a CDS encoding type III PLP-dependent enzyme, translating to MVLNANALRWAPVFERLRQEVGRDDAPLSAYLYDLEALRRHAGSLTAALPPGFELFYAIKANSDLPILETLAPLTHGFEVSSGGELAWVRSHFADTPIIFSGPGKTDAELGQALDLGVEALHVESRHELERLAWLARERGVTASVLLRVNLAIEGLQATTLMMGGKPTPFGIAGDQLPDCLAWLREHPEIELRGFHFHLMSHQLDAAAHLRLLGAYLTQVRRWRAEYGLSTLDQVNVGGGIGVNYREPERQFDWPAFAEGLAALSMQRDGLTVRFECGRYVTAFCGYYAMQVIDVKHAFDRTFVVARGGTHQFRTPYAQGHSHPFRVLPIDHWPHPYPRPQVHGTRVSVVGQLCTPKDLLAYDAPVERVRTGDLVVFPYAGAYAWHISHHDFLRHPHPKHVYLPVEGSPTPPK from the coding sequence ATGGTGCTGAACGCGAACGCACTGCGCTGGGCGCCGGTATTCGAGCGGCTGCGCCAGGAAGTGGGCAGGGATGACGCGCCCCTGTCCGCCTACCTGTACGACCTCGAAGCGCTGCGCCGTCACGCCGGCTCGCTCACGGCGGCGCTGCCGCCAGGCTTCGAGTTGTTCTACGCGATCAAGGCGAACTCCGATCTGCCTATCCTTGAGACGCTGGCGCCACTCACGCACGGCTTCGAGGTTTCTTCCGGCGGAGAGCTGGCCTGGGTGCGCTCGCACTTCGCCGACACTCCGATCATCTTCAGCGGACCGGGCAAGACCGACGCCGAGCTGGGCCAGGCGCTCGACCTCGGCGTCGAGGCGCTGCACGTCGAAAGCCGGCACGAACTGGAGCGGCTGGCCTGGCTCGCCCGCGAGCGCGGCGTCACCGCATCGGTGCTGCTGCGCGTCAATCTGGCCATCGAGGGACTGCAAGCCACCACGCTGATGATGGGTGGCAAGCCGACCCCGTTCGGCATCGCCGGCGACCAGTTGCCGGACTGCCTGGCGTGGCTGCGGGAGCATCCCGAGATCGAACTGCGCGGGTTCCATTTCCACTTGATGTCGCATCAGCTCGACGCCGCCGCCCATCTGCGGCTGCTCGGCGCCTATCTCACGCAGGTGCGGCGCTGGCGTGCCGAGTACGGACTTTCCACGCTCGATCAGGTCAACGTCGGCGGCGGTATCGGCGTCAACTACCGGGAGCCGGAACGCCAGTTCGACTGGCCGGCCTTCGCCGAAGGGCTTGCCGCGCTGTCGATGCAGCGCGACGGGCTCACCGTGCGCTTCGAATGCGGACGCTACGTCACCGCGTTCTGCGGCTACTACGCGATGCAGGTGATCGACGTGAAACATGCCTTCGACCGCACCTTCGTGGTGGCGCGCGGCGGCACCCACCAGTTCCGCACCCCTTATGCGCAGGGGCATAGCCACCCCTTCCGCGTGCTGCCGATCGACCACTGGCCCCACCCATACCCGCGCCCCCAAGTACACGGGACGCGGGTCAGCGTGGTCGGCCAGTTGTGCACGCCGAAGGATCTGCTGGCCTACGACGCGCCGGTCGAGCGCGTGCGTACCGGCGATCTGGTGGTGTTTCCTTACGCCGGGGCCTATGCGTGGCACATTTCGCATCATGACTTTCTGCGCCATCCGCATCCCAAGCATGTCTATCTTCCGGTAGAGGGCTCACCAACGCCTCCGAAATAA
- the lon gene encoding endopeptidase La, whose translation MKHWPKQQQTRSDEAAGPVAGANPPSTAPLADTAKPLPADALILIPLRSAVLFPGVLSPVTVGRASSIAAAQEAVKNELQVGFLLQRDPQKTDVGPSDLYWVGTAGLIARYITGKEGADHLVVQGLSRFQVLEFLEGWPFLVARVVLIEQPEVMTPEIEARFLQLKELSIEAIGLLPHMPDELREVVRGIGSPAALADMVANLIDVKAEEKQDILETFDLMRRLDKVLALLSARVEVLKLSREIGEKTRAQFDERQREHMLREQMRQIQKELGEDEETAAEIEELKAAVAKAGMPDEVRKHAEKELKRLQRTGEGGTEYSMLRTYLEWLTELPWKQELQQPIDIAEARRVLDEDHFGLDKIKRRILEYLAVRKLKPEGKSPILCFSGPPGVGKTSLGQSIARATGRAFQRVALGGVHDEAEIRGHRRTYIGALPGNIIQAIRRAGTTHTVLMLDEIDKLGAGGFHGDPGSALLEVLDPEQNHKFRDNYLGVDFDLSRVMFICTANVLDTIPGPLRDRMEVIQLPGYTEEEKIQIARRYLVQRQLEANGLAAEQAGLTDAALAAIVRDYTREAGVRNLEREIGSVLRRVAMRIAEGQAGQVTVDAPDLPDILGPQRFESELALRTSVPGVATGLAWTPVGGDILFIEASKVPGSGRLILTGQLGDVMKESAQAALTLAKIWTGDALADSDVHVHVPAGATPKDGPSAGVAIFLALVSLLTDKPVRSDVAMTGEVSLRGLVLPIGGVKEKTLAALRAGIHTVMLPRRNQKDLEDVPAEAREKLQFVWLDRVEEAVRFAIGEVVPAGQEKKD comes from the coding sequence ATGAAGCACTGGCCAAAGCAGCAGCAAACGCGGTCCGACGAGGCTGCCGGGCCGGTCGCGGGCGCCAACCCTCCATCCACGGCCCCGCTCGCCGACACCGCCAAACCGCTGCCGGCGGACGCGCTGATCCTGATCCCGCTGCGCAGCGCGGTGCTGTTTCCCGGCGTGCTGTCGCCGGTGACGGTCGGACGTGCCTCCTCGATTGCCGCGGCTCAGGAAGCGGTGAAGAACGAACTTCAGGTGGGTTTCCTGCTGCAGCGCGACCCCCAGAAAACCGACGTCGGGCCGTCCGATCTCTACTGGGTGGGCACGGCCGGCCTGATCGCGCGCTACATCACCGGCAAGGAGGGGGCCGATCACCTCGTGGTGCAGGGGCTGTCGCGCTTCCAGGTGCTGGAATTCCTCGAGGGCTGGCCCTTCCTCGTGGCCCGGGTAGTGCTGATCGAGCAGCCGGAAGTGATGACGCCGGAGATCGAGGCGCGCTTTCTGCAACTGAAGGAACTGTCGATCGAGGCGATCGGGCTGCTGCCGCATATGCCGGACGAGCTGCGCGAGGTGGTGCGCGGGATCGGCTCGCCGGCGGCGCTGGCCGACATGGTGGCCAACCTCATCGATGTGAAAGCCGAGGAGAAGCAGGACATCCTCGAAACCTTCGACCTTATGCGCCGCCTGGACAAGGTGCTGGCCTTGCTGTCGGCGCGTGTCGAAGTGCTCAAGCTCTCGCGCGAGATCGGCGAGAAGACGCGGGCGCAGTTCGACGAGCGCCAGCGCGAGCACATGCTGCGCGAACAGATGCGGCAGATCCAGAAGGAACTGGGCGAGGACGAGGAAACGGCCGCCGAGATCGAAGAACTGAAGGCGGCCGTCGCCAAGGCCGGGATGCCGGACGAGGTGCGCAAGCATGCCGAGAAGGAACTCAAGCGCCTGCAGCGCACGGGCGAGGGGGGAACCGAATATTCCATGCTGCGCACCTACCTCGAGTGGCTCACGGAGCTGCCATGGAAACAGGAGCTGCAACAGCCGATCGACATCGCCGAAGCGCGGCGCGTGCTGGACGAGGATCACTTCGGACTCGACAAGATCAAGCGGCGCATCCTGGAGTATCTGGCCGTGCGCAAGCTCAAGCCCGAGGGCAAGAGCCCGATCCTGTGCTTCTCCGGCCCGCCCGGCGTGGGCAAGACCTCGCTCGGTCAATCCATCGCCCGGGCCACCGGCCGCGCTTTCCAGCGCGTCGCCCTGGGCGGGGTGCACGACGAGGCGGAAATCCGCGGGCATCGGCGCACCTATATCGGCGCCTTGCCCGGCAACATCATCCAGGCGATACGCCGTGCCGGAACGACCCATACGGTGCTGATGCTCGACGAAATCGACAAGCTGGGAGCGGGCGGCTTTCACGGCGACCCCGGCAGCGCGCTCTTGGAAGTGCTCGATCCCGAGCAGAACCACAAGTTTCGCGACAACTACCTGGGAGTGGACTTCGACCTGTCGCGCGTCATGTTCATCTGCACCGCGAACGTGCTCGATACCATTCCGGGGCCATTGCGCGACCGCATGGAAGTCATCCAGCTTCCCGGTTACACCGAGGAAGAAAAGATCCAGATCGCCCGGCGCTACCTGGTGCAGCGCCAGCTCGAAGCCAACGGCCTGGCTGCCGAACAGGCCGGGCTGACCGATGCGGCGCTCGCCGCCATCGTGCGCGACTACACGCGCGAGGCCGGGGTGCGCAACCTCGAGCGCGAGATCGGTTCGGTGCTGCGCCGCGTGGCGATGCGCATCGCCGAAGGGCAGGCCGGGCAGGTGACGGTGGACGCGCCGGACCTGCCCGACATCCTCGGCCCGCAGCGCTTCGAGAGCGAGCTCGCCCTGCGCACCAGCGTGCCCGGCGTGGCCACCGGGCTCGCCTGGACGCCGGTGGGCGGCGACATCCTGTTCATCGAGGCCAGCAAGGTGCCGGGCAGCGGCCGCCTGATCCTCACCGGCCAACTGGGCGATGTCATGAAGGAATCGGCCCAGGCCGCCCTGACCCTGGCCAAGATCTGGACCGGCGACGCCCTGGCCGACAGCGACGTGCACGTGCACGTTCCCGCCGGCGCCACGCCCAAGGACGGTCCCAGTGCCGGCGTGGCCATCTTCCTGGCGCTTGTGTCGCTCCTGACCGACAAGCCGGTGCGCTCCGACGTCGCCATGACGGGTGAAGTGAGCCTGCGCGGGCTGGTGCTGCCGATCGGCGGTGTGAAGGAGAAGACGCTGGCGGCCTTGCGCGCCGGCATCCACACGGTGATGCTGCCGCGCCGCAACCAGAAAGACCTCGAAGACGTGCCGGCCGAGGCCCGCGAGAAGCTGCAGTTCGTCTGGCTGGACCGGGTCGAAGAGGCGGTACGCTTCGCCATCGGGGAAGTGGTGCCTGCCGGCCAAGAGAAGAAGGACTGA
- a CDS encoding Hsp20/alpha crystallin family protein, whose product MRSRDLMSWMWGDALSLLEQAERLHCQFFRAGPTRMPCLEPPIDVVESEEAMIVYVALPGVPAAAIVVAFEPGGVTVTGERRVPASSSAHIHRIEIPYGRFERHIPLPLHVLEPAPPELRDGCLVLTFRKAREVPR is encoded by the coding sequence ATGAGATCTCGCGACCTGATGTCCTGGATGTGGGGGGACGCCCTGTCCTTGCTGGAGCAGGCAGAACGGCTGCACTGCCAGTTTTTCCGTGCCGGTCCGACTCGCATGCCGTGCCTCGAACCGCCCATCGACGTGGTGGAAAGCGAGGAAGCCATGATCGTCTACGTCGCCCTGCCGGGGGTGCCCGCGGCGGCCATCGTCGTGGCCTTCGAGCCTGGCGGGGTCACCGTGACGGGGGAGCGCCGCGTCCCCGCCTCCAGCTCCGCCCACATCCACCGCATCGAGATTCCCTACGGCCGGTTCGAACGGCACATTCCCTTGCCCCTGCATGTTCTCGAACCCGCCCCACCGGAACTGAGGGACGGTTGCCTGGTATTGACCTTCAGAAAAGCGAGAGAGGTTCCACGATGA